The genomic stretch GCCTTCTTGGTATTTTGGACCAAACAAAGACGTCAATGGGTTCAAGGCTATTAAAAAAATGGATTGAAAGACCTCTTATTGACGTTATTGAGATTAATAGAAGGCTCGACAGTGTTGAGCAGCTCAAATCAAACTATTCCATTTTAGTACAGATAGAAGAGCTTTTGAGTAGAATGTATGACATAGAAAGACTTTCTTCAAAGTTTGCATATAAGAATGTGAATGCCAAAGATTTGCTAAGTCTAAAAAGGTCGATTGAAGTGCTGCCAGCTTTAAAAAAACTTCTTTCTTCATTTTCTGCACAACTGTTAAAAGAGATTTATGAGGGTCTTGATACATTAGAAGATATATATGCGCTTATTGACAGTTCTATAAATGAGGATGCACCTGTGACCCTAAAAGAGGGTGGAATAATTAAAGATGGTTTTAATGAAGAAGTAGATAGATTGAGAAATATATCCAAAAATAGCAAGGAACTTTTGGTTCAGTACGAAGAGAAAGAGAGAAACCTCACAGGTATAAAAAATCTCAGGATTGGTTATAACAAGGTTTTTGGATACTATATTGAGGTGACCAAGTCAAACTACTCTCTTGTTCCGGACAGGTACATTCGAAAACAAACTCTTGCAAATGCAGAAAGATATATAACAGAGGAGCTCAAAAAATTGGAAGATGAAATATTGGGTGCTGACCAGAAACTCATCGAACTTGAATACCAGCTTTTTTGCGAAATAAGGGATAGGATTGAGGCTCAGATTGAAAGAATTCAAAAGACAGCAAGCAATATTGCCATCTTGGATGTTCTGTGTTCATTTGCCCGTATTGCAATTGACAATGAGTATGTCAGGCCAAATGTTTACTTAGGGGATAGAATATATATTAAGAACGGTAGACACCCAGTTGTTGAAAAGATGATAGGCAGGGGCAATTTCATTCCAAATGACACTGAACTTGATCAGGCAGAAAACAGAGTTTTGATTATAACTGGTCCAAATATGGCTGGTAAGTCTACATACATGAGACAGGTAGCCTTAATTGTCATAATGGCACAGATGGGATGTTTTGTACCTGCTGATGAGGCATACATTGGTGTAGTTGATAAAATCTTTTCACGGATAGGGGCATCTGATGATATTTCATCTGGGCAGAGTACCTTCATGGTTGAGATGTCAGAAGTTGCGAACATACTGAAAAATGCAACGCCAAAAAGCCTTATAATTTTTGACGAGGTTGGAAGAGGAACAAGCACATATGATGGACTTTCCATAGCATGGGCAGTTTTAGAGTATGTTGCTGATAAATCTAAAATTGGTGCAAAAACTCTTTTTGCAACTCATTACCATGAGCTAACAGAGCTTGAAGAGAGGATTCCAGGTGTAAAAAACTATAGGGTTGATGTAAAGGAGGAGGGCAAAAACATTATATTTTTAAGGAAAATTGTTAGAGGTGGATGTGACTCAAGTTATGGGATTCATGTTGCACGGCTTGCTGGAATTCCAGAAGAGGTATTAAAAAGGGCAGAGGAAATTCTAAAACAGCTTGAAGAAGCTGATATAAATAGAAAGAATATTAGAAAACTTAGAAAAGAAATCAAAAAGGAGTTTACAGAGCAGATAGATTTCTTTTCATATAAAAAAGAGGAGATAATAGACAAAATTGAAAAGCTTGATATATTAAATATAACTCCTATCCAGGCTTTAAATATCCTAAGTGAGCTCAAACATGAAATAATTAAAGCCAAAGAGAGGCAATTGATATGAGAGAGCTTTACAAACTTCCTGAACAGTTAACTCACATCTTGGCAGCGGGTGAGGTTGTAGAAAGACCGGCATCCTGCCTCAAAGAACTTTTGGAAAATTCAATAGATGCAGGAGCAAATTTAATTGATGTTAAAATAGAAAAAGGTGGTATGAAGAGAATTGAGGTATATGATAATGGAAAGGGAATTCACCCTGATGACATGGAATATGTGTTTGAAAGACATACAACCAGCAAGATAAAATCTTTTGAGGATATATTTAGCATCAAAACAATGGGATTTAGAGGGGAGGCGCTCTGTGCAATATCAAGTGTATCAAAGGTGACACTTGTTTCTAAGCATTTAGAAGAAGAACGAGGGTGCATGGTAAAAGTAGAAGGTGGGAAAGTCCTTTCTAAAAGTTTTTGTCCTTTTAAAGAGGGGACAAGAATTGTTGTTGAAGATATCTTTTACAATACTCCTGCAAGGTTAAAATTTTTAAAATCTCCAACAACTGAACAAAAGTATTGTCTTGAGGTGGTAGAAAAGATTGCAATTGCATGGCCGGAGATTTCATTTCGGGCAGAGGCAGATGGCAAAAGACAAATTTTTACACCAGGAGATAATAAGATTGAGTCTGCCATTGGTTCTATATTTGGGATAGAAATAGTAAAAAATCTTGTTGAATTTTCTCTTGAGAAAGAATCTTTAAAAGTTTGGGGTTATTTTGTAAACCCCACTGTGAGCAGAGCTACACGCTCAGGTTATCATTTTTATGTCAACAGAAGATATATCAAAAGCAAACTTCTTTCATCGTGCATTGATGAGGCGTTTAAGAATTCGGTCATCACAGGTAGATTTCCAATAGTTTTTCTTTTTATACAAATTCCGCCTTCTGAGATTGATGTCAATGTGCATCCATCAAAACTCGAAATAAAGTTCAGAGATGAAAGATTTGTTTACAATACTATTTATAAAGCTATAACAGATTCGTTGAAATCGGAAAAAATGATTCCTAAAGCTGATTTAAGTAAAACTAATGTTGGAAATGATGCTGTTGCTGAGCGAAAACAAGCTGGAGTTTTATCTGATAACTTAAAAAATAATATATCCTTAGTTATTTCAGAGCAGCCAAATTTCTTTAGAATTTTTTCAAGGAGAGAAGAGATTGTAATTGAGCAACAGGGCTTTGAAAACTTTGATGCAGGAAACTACAAGATTGTTGGTTACGCTTTTGATACCTATATTATTGTGCAAGGCGATGACAGCTTATACCTTATTGACCAGCACGCGGTGCATGAAAGAAGATTATTTGAAGATTTTAAAAGCCAAATTTATTCTTCAAATGTTCAAAGCCAAGTGTTGGCTTCTCCTGTTATTGTTCAGATTCCATCTTCACGAAAAGAGTTTGTGATTTCAAACCAAGCTATCTTTCAAAAGATGGGTTTTGAAATTGAGGATTTTGGGAAAAATGAAATATTAGTGAGGACATGGCCTGCTATACTGACTGAGAATATCGAAAAAATGTTTTTAATTGACATAATAGAGATGATATACGAACAAATGGTTGAAGATAAGAGTCTTGTAGGAATTTCTGAGGACCTGCTAAAAAGAATTGCTTGCAGAGCAGCAGTAAAAGGAAATAGTAAAATTTCAGACTTAGAAAAAAAAGAAATAGTTGAACTTGTGCTAATCAAAAAAGAAATTTTTCACTGTCCGCATGGAAGACCAGTGGTAGTAGAGATTTCTAAGAGAGAAATTGAAAAAATGTTCA from Caldicellulosiruptor kronotskyensis 2002 encodes the following:
- the mutS gene encoding DNA mismatch repair protein MutS, which encodes MQELTPMMQQYMEIKQKVKDCILFFRLGDFYEMFFEDAIVASKELEIALTSRDCGNNEKAPMCGVPYHSATSYIAKLIEKGYKVAICEQVEDPKLAKGIVKREITRIITPGTFIDDNISTANNFICCISKGRSEFALTFVDVSTGEMYSCLLEEDLQKLVNEIGKYSPSEILISNIEDELYEFLKKNCASFVQMIEFVDLQKCYEVIENQINVGKIDERLILSVGNLLKYLIETQKISFDYIRRYEFYRVQNYLQIDINTKRNLELTESIIQRSRKNSLLGILDQTKTSMGSRLLKKWIERPLIDVIEINRRLDSVEQLKSNYSILVQIEELLSRMYDIERLSSKFAYKNVNAKDLLSLKRSIEVLPALKKLLSSFSAQLLKEIYEGLDTLEDIYALIDSSINEDAPVTLKEGGIIKDGFNEEVDRLRNISKNSKELLVQYEEKERNLTGIKNLRIGYNKVFGYYIEVTKSNYSLVPDRYIRKQTLANAERYITEELKKLEDEILGADQKLIELEYQLFCEIRDRIEAQIERIQKTASNIAILDVLCSFARIAIDNEYVRPNVYLGDRIYIKNGRHPVVEKMIGRGNFIPNDTELDQAENRVLIITGPNMAGKSTYMRQVALIVIMAQMGCFVPADEAYIGVVDKIFSRIGASDDISSGQSTFMVEMSEVANILKNATPKSLIIFDEVGRGTSTYDGLSIAWAVLEYVADKSKIGAKTLFATHYHELTELEERIPGVKNYRVDVKEEGKNIIFLRKIVRGGCDSSYGIHVARLAGIPEEVLKRAEEILKQLEEADINRKNIRKLRKEIKKEFTEQIDFFSYKKEEIIDKIEKLDILNITPIQALNILSELKHEIIKAKERQLI
- the mutL gene encoding DNA mismatch repair endonuclease MutL translates to MRELYKLPEQLTHILAAGEVVERPASCLKELLENSIDAGANLIDVKIEKGGMKRIEVYDNGKGIHPDDMEYVFERHTTSKIKSFEDIFSIKTMGFRGEALCAISSVSKVTLVSKHLEEERGCMVKVEGGKVLSKSFCPFKEGTRIVVEDIFYNTPARLKFLKSPTTEQKYCLEVVEKIAIAWPEISFRAEADGKRQIFTPGDNKIESAIGSIFGIEIVKNLVEFSLEKESLKVWGYFVNPTVSRATRSGYHFYVNRRYIKSKLLSSCIDEAFKNSVITGRFPIVFLFIQIPPSEIDVNVHPSKLEIKFRDERFVYNTIYKAITDSLKSEKMIPKADLSKTNVGNDAVAERKQAGVLSDNLKNNISLVISEQPNFFRIFSRREEIVIEQQGFENFDAGNYKIVGYAFDTYIIVQGDDSLYLIDQHAVHERRLFEDFKSQIYSSNVQSQVLASPVIVQIPSSRKEFVISNQAIFQKMGFEIEDFGKNEILVRTWPAILTENIEKMFLIDIIEMIYEQMVEDKSLVGISEDLLKRIACRAAVKGNSKISDLEKKEIVELVLIKKEIFHCPHGRPVVVEISKREIEKMFKRIV